The segment TGGCTCACGACCTCTACGCCCGGGTGATCAACCCTGCCGCCAGCGAGAAGCAACGGCTGCTGGTGGGGCGCAGCGTCATCGGGGTGGCGGTGGTGGTGGCAGGACTCTTCGGCATCTTTCCTCCCGGCTTCGTCAGCCAGGTGGTGGCCTTCGCCTTCGGCTTGGCGGCCGCCTCCTTCTTTCCGGCCATCGTCCTGGGCATCTTCCACAAACGGGTGGGGACGGTGCCGGCCGTGGCTGGGATGATCGTGGGCCTGGCCTTCACCAGCTTCTACATCGTGGCCAGCGTCTACGGAGGAATGGCCCCCTGGACCTTCGGCGTCTTCGAGAAGGGGATCAGCCCTCAGGGCATCGGAGCCATCGGCATGGCTCTCAATTTCCTGGTGACGCTAGGACTGACGCCCTTCTGCCGGGAGCCGAGCGACGAAGTCAAGAACCTGGTGGATTCGGTGCGCGAGCCCGAGGGTTAGCCCGCCTTTCTCACCAGGTCGCTGGATTCATAATGAACGGCCATTTATTTTCAGCAACTTGTTGGTCCGAGTGGAATGCCTCGCAGTGACACACGGTGCTGGGCGCGCCCTGGCTTGTCCTTTTCCCCTCAGCGCGCACAGGCTCCCTCGACCGTAGAAACCGCTACGCTCTTCGGTCGCGAGCACGCGCTGAGGGGAAAAGGCCTGCGCCATCATCACGCCCCCTGGTGAGAAAGGCGGGCGAGACCCCGGCGGTGGCCATCGAGTCCGCTTCCGAGCATTGACGACCGACAGGCGCCGGGGGGTTGGGGAGGAGAACTGTCAGGAGTTCTTCAGGGCGGCCGCAACCAGGGAATCGAAGTTGTCCTTGATGTACTTCGGGTTGCGGGGGATCCTCGTGGACCGCGCGGCTTGGTTGGAGGGCTTCTCCGGGCTGCACTGGTGAGAATCGGTCACCAGTTCCTTGACGGTAAGTCCCCGGTTGCATTTGGGGCAAGTCACAAACATTCAATACGCTCCTTCAATCGATCACATCATGCCGGCAGGCGCCAGAGCTTGTCCCGTTTCAACCGGGGACAGTGACGTGCCTCCTACCAAGATGTCTTTTCCGTGCGGAAAGTTGCATCGTCTCAGGATGAATCCTGATGGGAGGAACGGCTGCCTGGTGGGGAAGCGTTAAGGATCCTGCCGGGAGGGTCTCTCTAAAAACTCCTGCTCGTCGTCGGTGGGAAAACCGAATTGCAACCAGACCGAGTCGATCGCCACATCACTTCGGCGATGCACCGCCCCGGTCCAATTTTGAGCCGGCGGTGCGAGGGGATCAAGGGCTCTTGGTCTTCCCCTGGGCCGACAGCAGCTTCTTCAGACCTTCTCCCGTCGGCACGTTGATGAACAGTATACCCAAAATCTCCTCGCTGGTGTTACGAATTTCGTGCTCGGCTCCGGGAGGGACATAGAGCACGTCCTCCCTCGCCACCGGATGGTTGCGGCCGTCAATGCGAGCCTGGCCACTTCCCCGGGTCACCACCAGGATCTCTTCGGCATCGGGGTGGATGTGGAGTTCGGCCACATGACGCCCCCCGGGCGGGATCATCATGTGGTGGACGAACTGGGTCGTCTGCAGGCATGTTCGCTCCTCCGGCGCCTCGGTTTCATAAAGCCTTCGTACCGGGGCCGGAATTTCCGCCCGGTTGCGCCGGCTTCCGTCGCTCTGAGCGACGCTGAACTCGATAACCCGATGGGGGTTGTTGAAAAGCAGGCTTTGAATCCCGCTGTAAGCTTGAGTCTTCCAATTGGCCAGCGTCATTTTCGTGTCCTCGTCGGTTCCGGTCTCTGTCCCGGAAATTCCGAACCCCCGGAACCACCGGGTCCGGCGGCATCATAGTCGAGTCCGATCGACGGACCCAACTCTTTTCCCCATCCCGCTTCCGGGGCCGGATCTGTGTTAGCATCCTCTCCGACCCTTGTCGGACCCACTCCCTGTAAGCCATGACCCCAAGCCCAAGCGCCCTCGCCCGCCTCAAGGAGCTGGCCCTGGTTTTCCTGAAGCTGGGAGTCCTGGGCTTCGGGGGGCCGGCGGCCCACATCGCCATGATGGAAGAGGAGGTGGTGGCGCGGCGCGGCTGGCTGACGCGCCAGCGCTTCCTGGATCTGTTGGGCGCCACCAACCTGATCCCCGGTCCCAACTCAACCGAGATGGCCATCCATCTCGGCTATGTCAGAGCCGGTTGGAGCGGCCTGGCGGTTGCGGGGATCTGCTTCATTTTGCCTGCTGTAGGCTTGACGGCCGGCCTGGCCTGGATATACGTCCATTTTGGCCAACTTCCCCAGGTCGCACCCTGGCTGTTGGGGATCAAGCCGGCCGTGGTGGCCATCATCGCGGTTTCCGTCTGGCGGCTGGGGAAGAAGGCCTGCAAGACCTGGTCGCTCGGGGTCATCGGCGCCGCCGTTCTGGCAGCTTCCCTGCTGCAGGTCAACGAGGTGGCCGCCCTGCTGCTGGGGGGCGTGGCCGGCATGCTCTGGTTGCGGGTGCCCCAGGCGTTTCGATCACGACGGGGAAAGATTGTTCCGGTGGTCGCGGGAGCCTGGTTGGGACAATGGGGGAGCAAGAACGTCGGGGTGTTGCTGGCCGCCGCGGGTGCAGGCGGGGCGGGAGCAGCCTCGGCCTCGTTGTGGAAGCTGGGCCTCTTCTTCCTGAAGGTCGGCGCCGTCCTCTACGGAAGCGGTTACGTGCTGGTTGCGTTTCTGCAGGGCGGCCTGGTCCACGAATATGGCTGGCTGACTCAGCAGGAGCTGCTGGACGCCATTGCCATCGGTCAGTTCACCCCTGGACCCGTTTTATCCACCGCAACCTTCATCGGCTACATGATCGCCGGAGCCGGTGGGGCGGCGGTGGCGACCACTGCCATTTTCGCTCCCTCCTTCCTCTTTGTCGCCCTGGTCAATCCCTGGATTCCCCGCCTGCGCAATTCACCCTGGACGGCTGCCTTTCTGGACGCGGTCAACGTCAGCGCCGTGGCGCTGATGGCGGCCGTGACCGTGAAGCTGGGCCAGGCCACTCTCACCGCCTGGCCGGTCTGGCTGATCGCCGTGGCGGCCACCCTGATCGGTCTCCGCTGGAAAGTGAACCTGGCCTGGGTCGTGGTCGGGGGCGGCGTGCTGGGATGGCTGCTGTCGCTGGTTGCGACCTGACCGGCGGCCTTGCGGCCGATGTTTCCTCCCCTTCCCGGTCCCGCTCACATAACCGTTGACAGAATATTTAGCCTTATCTAAACTTTATTTTAAGCTTGCAAAAGCTTGGATGAACAGGCGGGCGAGCATGCTTCCGAGGAAGAGATTGGGCCCGATGGCTCCAGGAGGACAGGGGGATGCGGCGGAGTGTCCCAGGCAGGCGTTTCACCGGCAATTCCCGGCAATCCTCGAGCCGGGAAAATCTCCTGCCACCCGCCATGGCATTGGCGGGAATCCAGGCGATGGTCTATTCAATCCTTTCTGGAATCCTGCTGATTCTCACCGTCCCCTGGCAGGCCAGGGCTCAGGCAACCGCGCAACTGAGCGGAACGGTGGTCGATCCGCTGGGAGCCCCCGTCTCCGGCGCCAATGTCCGTTTGACCAATTTCCTGACCGGTTTCGAGCGCCAAACCACCACACGTTCCGGTGGCTCCTTCCAGATCGTCAACGTTCCCTTCCAGACCTATGAGCTGCAGGTAAGCCATTCCGGCTTCGCCACCCACACCCAGGCCGTTCAACTTCGCTCCAACGTCCCCGTCCTCATCCCGGTCCAGCTCTCGCTGGCGACTCAACAAGAGGCCATTGACGTCTCCCTGGTGGAGCGAATCACGCTGATCGATACCGAGGCCACCGGGACCCGCACCGAGCTCAACCGCGCGGCCATCGAGCAAATGCCCGTCCAGGCCGGGGCCCGAGGACTGGAGGGAATCCTGCTCAACTTCCCCGGGTTCGCCGCCAATGCCAACGGAGCCGTTCATCCCCGGGGAGCCCACAATCAGATGACCTATGTGGTCGACGGCATGCCCATCAGCGATCAATTCACCGGCTCGTTCGCGACCTCCATCGATCCATCCATGGTGCAATCCCTCGAGCTTTACACCGGGGACATTCCGCCGGACTACGGCAGCAAGGTTTCGGGGGTGGCCAACATCACTACCCATTCGGGCTTCGATGGGGGAGGCGATTTCTTCGGGATGCTCGAGCTCGGCGCCGCCCAGTTCGACACCGGATCGGCCATCCTGCAGCTGGGCGGGGCCGGGGAAAAGCTGGGTTACTTCGGCTCGGTGTCGGCCGTGAAGAGCAATCGTTTCCTCGACAGCCCCTCGCTCGACAACCTCCACAACGGCGGCAACGCCGAGCGCGGCTTCCTGCGGCTGGACTACCACGCCACCCCCAAGGACAGTCTTCGGGTGAGCCTGCTGGCCGGGCGCTCGTCCTTCCAGTTGGCCAACCTGAGGTCCCAGCACCTGAACGGCCAGCAACAGAGGCGCCACTTGCGCGACGCGGCGGTTTCGCTGGGCTGGGTCCGCCTGATCTCTCCCTCGACCACCTTCGATTCCACCACCTCCTACCGAACCACGGTGGCCCAACTCTTCCCCAGCCCGGGAGACACTCCGGTGACGGCCTCGCTGGCCCGGCACCTGTCGACCTTCTCCACCTTCAACCGCTTCAACCTCCTGCGCGGCCGGCACCATTGGAAGATCGGCTTCGACTACCAGTATTTTCCGGTCAGCGAGAACTTCTTTTTCGCAATTACCGACTCCGGCTTCAACCCTCCTGTGTCGCGGGACTTCAATCCCAACCTGGCTCCCTTCGACCTCACCCGAGGCGGGCGTTGGTTCCGCTTTACCGACAGGGGGGCCGGCCAACTGCAGACCGTCTTTCTGCAGGACCGCATCAAGCTGGGCCGGTTCCAGCTCAACCTGGGCGGTCGCTACGATCGCTACCGATTCCTGACGGTTGGATCTCAATTCCAGCCCCGCCTGGGTGTGGCCTACCATCTCAGAGAGACCGGAACCGTGCTGCGGGCCTCCTACAACCGGAACTACCAGACTCCGCCTAACGAAAACCTGCTGCTGTCCAACTCGGTTGCGTCCGGACGCTTGGCCCCTCCGGATGTGAGGCGCGACCTCAGCGGCGGGGTCATCCTGATCGGTCCCCAGCGCCAGAACGTCTACGAGGTGGGGCTGCAGCAGAGGTTGGCCGACCGGGCCAGTCTGAACGCCGTGTTTTTTCACAAGGATTCCCGCGATCTGCAGGACAATGACAACTTCCTCAATACCGGAATCATCTTCCCCACCTCGCTGGCCCGCTCCAACGTCAACGGATTCGAGACCCGGCTCACCCTCCCGGAAATTCACCGGTTCGGCGGCTCGGTCAGCACCACCCACTATCACGTGGTTGTCACCCCGCCCTTTACCGGCGGCCTCTTCCTGGGCAGTGCCACGCTGGACCTCTTGAGCGAAGGGCCCTTCGTGATCGACCACGACCAGAAACTGGCGGTCAGCGGCCTGCTCACCTACCGCCCGCGCCGGAACTGGTGGACGAGCTGGCAGGTTCGCTACGACAGTGGTCTGGTGCCCAATCCCTCCGACCCGGCCCAGGTGGCCCGGGACCCGGACTACTTCGATCAATTGCCCCTGGTCAACCTGACCTCGGACCCGCCTCGGGTCAAGGCCAGGACTATCCTGGATGCTACCGTCGGCTACCGGCATATTCGCGGCGACCGCCGCGTCTGGGACCTGGTTTTCCAGGCGGCCAACCTGACCAATCGCACGGCGCTCTACAACTTCCAATCCGTCTTTGTAGGGACCCGCGTGGTACAGCCCCGCACCTTGAGCGCCAAGGTCCGCTGGTACTGGTAACACCGACACGACAGCTCCGGGGAGGTTGTTGAATCAAAGCGATTCGACAGAGGCTGATCGAAGTTATTCCAGTAATTCAACAACGTCCCCTATTCACTACCTGCGGAATTTTGCAAAGGGCTCCATATATAATGGTCTCCGTCCTATTTCCGGCGGCTCCGCGGACATGCGGGCCGCCCCTCCTCAGAAGGGAGCCCCGCTCATGAGCATTCCCCCCTACGATCCCAGCTTCTTGCAGGACCTCCAGTGGCGCTGCATCGGCCCCCCGCGCGGCGGCCGGGTGGTGGCCGTGGCGGGTGACCCGGTGGAACCCATGACCGCCTATTTCGGAGCCGTGGCCGGTGGAGTGTGGAAGACCACCGACGGGGGCACCTACTGGGAGAACGTCTCCGACGGCTTCTTGAACACCTCCTCCATCGGCGCCCTGGCAGTGGCTCCCTCGGACCCCAACGTCATCTACGCCGGCACCGGCGAAACCACCATCCGCCTGGACGTCTCCTACGGGGACGGGGTCTACAAGTCCACCGACGCAGGCAAGACCTGGACCCACCTGGGACTGGAGGAGACTCGGCACATCGGCGAGATCCGCGTCCATCCGAACGATCCCGACCTGGTCTACGTGGCAGCCCTGGGCCACGCCTTCGGCCCCAACCCGGAACGGGGCGTCTACCGCTCCAGGGACGGCGGCCGCAACTGGGAGAAGGTGCTCTACCGCAGCCCCAAGGCCGGTGCGGTGGATCTGGCCATGGACGCCAACAACCCCCGCCTGCTCTACGCCTCCATCTGGGAGACCTACCGTAACTTCTGGTCCCTCTCCAGCGGGGGACCCGACAGCGGCCTTTTCAAGTCCACCGACGGCGGCGACACCTGGACCGAGATCAGCGACAACGAGGGGCTGCCCAAGGGGATCAAGGGAAAGATCGGCGTGGCTGTCTCACCGGCCCAGGCGGACCGGGTCTGGGCCATCGTGGAATCGCAGCAGGAAGGCCTCTACCGGTCGGATGACGGCGGACAGCGGTGGCAGCGGGTCAGCGACAACCGCGACCTGATCCACCGGCCCTGGTACTACTGCCACGTCTTCGCCGACCCCTGCCACGCCGACACCGTCTACGTCACCAACCTCAAGATGTGGAAGTCCACCGACGGCGGCCGCCGCTTCGAGCAGGTGACCACCCCCCACGGAGACAACCACGACCTTTGGATCGACCCGAAGGATCCCCGTCACCTGGTTCAGGGGAACGACGGGGGCGCCTGTGTCTCCTTCAACGGCGGCCGGAGCTGGTCGAACATCTACAACCAGCTCACGGCGCAGCTCTACCGCATCGATATCGACAACCAATACCCCTACCGGGTCTACG is part of the Acidobacteriota bacterium genome and harbors:
- a CDS encoding cupin domain-containing protein, encoding MTLANWKTQAYSGIQSLLFNNPHRVIEFSVAQSDGSRRNRAEIPAPVRRLYETEAPEERTCLQTTQFVHHMMIPPGGRHVAELHIHPDAEEILVVTRGSGQARIDGRNHPVAREDVLYVPPGAEHEIRNTSEEILGILFINVPTGEGLKKLLSAQGKTKSP
- the chrA gene encoding chromate efflux transporter, whose translation is MTPSPSALARLKELALVFLKLGVLGFGGPAAHIAMMEEEVVARRGWLTRQRFLDLLGATNLIPGPNSTEMAIHLGYVRAGWSGLAVAGICFILPAVGLTAGLAWIYVHFGQLPQVAPWLLGIKPAVVAIIAVSVWRLGKKACKTWSLGVIGAAVLAASLLQVNEVAALLLGGVAGMLWLRVPQAFRSRRGKIVPVVAGAWLGQWGSKNVGVLLAAAGAGGAGAASASLWKLGLFFLKVGAVLYGSGYVLVAFLQGGLVHEYGWLTQQELLDAIAIGQFTPGPVLSTATFIGYMIAGAGGAAVATTAIFAPSFLFVALVNPWIPRLRNSPWTAAFLDAVNVSAVALMAAVTVKLGQATLTAWPVWLIAVAATLIGLRWKVNLAWVVVGGGVLGWLLSLVAT
- a CDS encoding TonB-dependent receptor; protein product: MRRSVPGRRFTGNSRQSSSRENLLPPAMALAGIQAMVYSILSGILLILTVPWQARAQATAQLSGTVVDPLGAPVSGANVRLTNFLTGFERQTTTRSGGSFQIVNVPFQTYELQVSHSGFATHTQAVQLRSNVPVLIPVQLSLATQQEAIDVSLVERITLIDTEATGTRTELNRAAIEQMPVQAGARGLEGILLNFPGFAANANGAVHPRGAHNQMTYVVDGMPISDQFTGSFATSIDPSMVQSLELYTGDIPPDYGSKVSGVANITTHSGFDGGGDFFGMLELGAAQFDTGSAILQLGGAGEKLGYFGSVSAVKSNRFLDSPSLDNLHNGGNAERGFLRLDYHATPKDSLRVSLLAGRSSFQLANLRSQHLNGQQQRRHLRDAAVSLGWVRLISPSTTFDSTTSYRTTVAQLFPSPGDTPVTASLARHLSTFSTFNRFNLLRGRHHWKIGFDYQYFPVSENFFFAITDSGFNPPVSRDFNPNLAPFDLTRGGRWFRFTDRGAGQLQTVFLQDRIKLGRFQLNLGGRYDRYRFLTVGSQFQPRLGVAYHLRETGTVLRASYNRNYQTPPNENLLLSNSVASGRLAPPDVRRDLSGGVILIGPQRQNVYEVGLQQRLADRASLNAVFFHKDSRDLQDNDNFLNTGIIFPTSLARSNVNGFETRLTLPEIHRFGGSVSTTHYHVVVTPPFTGGLFLGSATLDLLSEGPFVIDHDQKLAVSGLLTYRPRRNWWTSWQVRYDSGLVPNPSDPAQVARDPDYFDQLPLVNLTSDPPRVKARTILDATVGYRHIRGDRRVWDLVFQAANLTNRTALYNFQSVFVGTRVVQPRTLSAKVRWYW